In a single window of the Amycolatopsis sp. cg5 genome:
- a CDS encoding HD domain-containing protein: MTPRPLPNQATALLETLPAPPRLVAHLRLVHDVACDLAEWLFPVLPFDREAALFGAATHDIGKILHPAELSGPGSEHERAGYELLLEQGVDEDYARFARTHASWHSPEIRLEDLVVSLADKIWKAKRVPDLEQLVVDRIAAVGGREKWQVFMELDDLLDRLAATADRRLAYQAAHPV, from the coding sequence GTGACACCGCGCCCTTTGCCGAATCAGGCAACCGCACTGCTCGAAACCCTCCCCGCCCCGCCACGGCTCGTCGCGCATCTGCGGCTGGTGCACGACGTGGCCTGCGACCTGGCGGAGTGGCTGTTTCCCGTCCTGCCGTTCGACCGGGAGGCGGCGTTGTTCGGCGCGGCTACCCACGACATCGGCAAGATCCTGCACCCCGCCGAGCTGTCCGGGCCTGGTTCCGAGCATGAGCGGGCCGGATATGAACTCCTGCTCGAGCAAGGCGTCGACGAGGACTACGCGCGTTTCGCGCGCACGCACGCCTCGTGGCATTCGCCGGAGATCCGGCTGGAGGACCTGGTGGTGAGCCTGGCCGACAAGATCTGGAAGGCCAAGCGGGTGCCCGATCTCGAACAGCTGGTCGTGGACCGCATCGCCGCGGTCGGCGGGCGGGAGAAGTGGCAGGTCTTCATGGAGCTCGACGACCTGCTCGACCGTCTCGCCGCGACCGCCGACCGCAGGCTCGCTTATCAAGCAGCACACCCCGTCTGA
- a CDS encoding MarR family winged helix-turn-helix transcriptional regulator: MTDDEQRSHLATAAGLRQGAMRLTRRMRAVRSPGALSANKLGVLSHLLRQGPSTASEVGAAEHQQPQSLTRVFAELEADGLITRQRDEQDKRQHILVLTEQGRAALTRDVGERDAWLASAMAGLSETEREVLHLAGKLMDQLADTN, translated from the coding sequence ATGACCGACGACGAGCAACGCAGTCACCTGGCGACAGCGGCCGGGCTTCGCCAGGGCGCGATGCGGCTGACGCGCCGGATGCGTGCCGTGCGCTCCCCTGGCGCGCTCAGCGCCAACAAGCTCGGCGTGCTGAGTCACCTGCTGCGGCAGGGCCCGTCGACCGCCAGCGAGGTCGGCGCGGCCGAGCATCAGCAACCTCAGTCGCTGACCAGGGTTTTCGCGGAACTCGAGGCAGACGGGCTGATCACCCGGCAACGTGACGAGCAGGACAAACGCCAGCACATCCTGGTGCTGACCGAGCAGGGCCGCGCCGCGCTCACCCGCGATGTGGGTGAGCGCGACGCGTGGCTCGCGTCAGCGATGGCCGGTTTGTCGGAGACGGAGCGGGAAGTGCTCCACCTGGCGGGCAAGCTGATGGATCAGCTCGCAGATACTAACTAG
- a CDS encoding helix-turn-helix domain-containing protein translates to MSDASTLGTVLRERRERTQPEQVGVVGHGRRRTRGLRREELAELAGVSTDHLKRMEQGRRNPSPSVLNALARALRMSRAEYEHLCTLAGYAPVEGRVPRRLSDGARRLVDRIESTPVCVLDATWTVVGWNQAWQALACGTPSFHPREGNIPWRVFVGQGGQVRRSPDDDARFQRLLVAELHAASTRYPADEDLASLTADLQRASAVFAELWASTPTAGQHDSRMLVPHEDLGQIALDCDTIHIPDGDLRAVVFTADPASPPLPFR, encoded by the coding sequence ATGTCGGACGCGAGCACTTTGGGAACGGTGTTGCGGGAGCGACGTGAACGCACCCAGCCCGAACAGGTGGGTGTCGTCGGCCACGGTCGCAGGCGCACGCGCGGCCTGCGCCGGGAAGAGCTCGCCGAATTGGCCGGCGTGTCGACAGATCACCTGAAACGCATGGAGCAGGGTCGCCGGAATCCCTCGCCCAGCGTGCTGAACGCCTTGGCCCGAGCACTCCGGATGAGCAGGGCGGAGTACGAGCACCTGTGCACGCTGGCCGGTTACGCGCCGGTGGAAGGGCGGGTGCCACGGCGGCTCAGTGATGGCGCGCGCCGGCTCGTGGACCGGATAGAGAGCACGCCGGTGTGCGTGCTCGACGCCACGTGGACGGTCGTCGGCTGGAACCAGGCTTGGCAAGCGCTGGCCTGCGGAACGCCCTCGTTCCACCCACGCGAAGGCAACATCCCCTGGCGGGTGTTCGTCGGCCAGGGCGGCCAGGTGCGGCGATCGCCAGATGACGACGCGCGCTTCCAGCGCCTGCTGGTCGCCGAGCTGCACGCGGCCTCGACCCGCTACCCCGCGGACGAAGACCTGGCATCGTTGACCGCCGACCTCCAGCGCGCCAGCGCCGTATTCGCCGAACTCTGGGCGAGCACGCCCACAGCCGGGCAGCACGACAGCCGGATGCTGGTGCCGCATGAGGATCTGGGGCAGATCGCACTGGACTGCGACACCATCCACATTCCCGACGGCGATCTGAGGGCGGTGGTGTTCACGGCAGACCCGGCCTCGCCACCGTTGCCGTTCCGCTGA
- a CDS encoding MFS transporter, with translation MTSMLERTATAVHQTPVTTPTETALKRKKPHGANYRWAVLAIGFGAQAAFSVAFQGIPVAGPLMQTAYQLTTGQLGLVLSFMSLGIAVSDVVWGIVSDRIGERKVLVAGMVGLTVVLGLISAFLVPSGGQIPTIALLSLGLLVAGALGGSVNGASGRAIMAWFSKRERGFAISVRVTAVPVGGAIGAAALPFLAMNYGFRGVFVFLTVISLAATAAIYFWLDEPPVAKVAPKVKGEKRVSTVPSPLRVWNVWRVAIASGLLTCPQFVVLTFAGIYLHTAKGVGIGTIAGLLVAVQVLGAVSRVWGGRWTDRRDGRLRRTVIKWMSWITAVGFVGVAIASDAPAPVSVSLLCVSGVFACGWHGIAYAEIAEIAGAERSGTALGLENTMVFAGAFITPVLIPVILDFSGSWAVTMIVIGAVPAIIAAVLVPREGK, from the coding sequence ATGACCAGCATGCTCGAACGGACCGCGACCGCGGTCCACCAGACCCCGGTGACCACACCGACCGAAACCGCGCTGAAGCGCAAAAAACCGCACGGAGCGAATTACCGCTGGGCGGTGCTCGCGATCGGTTTCGGCGCGCAGGCGGCGTTTTCGGTCGCTTTCCAGGGCATCCCGGTCGCCGGGCCGCTCATGCAGACCGCGTACCAGCTGACCACCGGCCAGCTCGGGCTGGTGCTGTCGTTCATGTCGCTCGGCATCGCCGTCAGCGACGTGGTCTGGGGCATCGTCTCCGACCGCATCGGCGAGCGCAAGGTGCTGGTCGCCGGCATGGTCGGGCTGACCGTGGTGCTGGGACTGATCTCGGCCTTCCTGGTGCCCTCCGGTGGTCAAATACCGACCATCGCCCTGCTGTCACTGGGTTTGCTCGTCGCCGGCGCGCTCGGCGGCAGTGTCAACGGCGCGAGCGGCCGCGCGATCATGGCCTGGTTCAGCAAGCGTGAGCGCGGGTTCGCGATCAGCGTCCGGGTGACCGCGGTGCCCGTCGGCGGCGCGATCGGCGCGGCCGCGCTGCCGTTCCTGGCGATGAACTACGGCTTCCGCGGTGTGTTCGTCTTCCTGACGGTGATCTCGCTGGCCGCCACCGCGGCGATCTACTTCTGGCTGGACGAGCCCCCCGTCGCCAAGGTCGCTCCGAAGGTCAAGGGCGAGAAGCGCGTCTCGACGGTGCCCAGCCCGCTGCGCGTCTGGAACGTCTGGCGCGTCGCGATCGCGTCCGGCCTGCTGACCTGCCCGCAGTTCGTCGTGCTCACCTTCGCCGGGATCTACCTGCACACCGCCAAGGGCGTCGGCATCGGCACCATCGCCGGGCTGCTGGTCGCCGTCCAGGTGCTCGGCGCGGTCAGCCGGGTCTGGGGTGGCCGCTGGACGGACCGCCGCGACGGCCGCCTGCGCCGCACGGTGATCAAGTGGATGAGCTGGATCACCGCGGTCGGGTTCGTCGGTGTCGCGATCGCTTCGGACGCGCCGGCGCCGGTTTCGGTCTCCCTGCTCTGCGTCTCGGGTGTGTTCGCCTGCGGCTGGCACGGCATCGCCTACGCCGAGATCGCCGAGATCGCGGGCGCCGAGCGCAGCGGCACCGCGCTCGGGCTGGAGAACACCATGGTCTTCGCCGGCGCCTTCATCACGCCGGTGCTGATCCCGGTGATCCTGGACTTCTCCGGCTCCTGGGCGGTCACGATGATCGTGATCGGCGCGGTGCCCGCGATCATCGCGGCGGTCTTGGTCCCCCGAGAAGGTAAGTGA
- a CDS encoding AMP-binding protein: MSNTERFRAARDLLLELREDHDAAYERFRWPEFDEFNWALDWFDAISAGNSRDALRIVDGASVTSVTYEELSRRSSRVANWLREQGVERGNRVLLMLDNQAAVWETLLAAMKLGAVVIPTYTTIGPADLADRLARGAVSHVITTAALTGAFAGADLTKIVVGTPVEGWLNYADAANASPEFVPDGPTPADQELFLYFTSGTTSKPKLAQHNHTSYPVGHLSGMYWNGVRPGDVHLNISAPGWAKHAWSSFFVPFNAEATVLSVANPTGSAKVVLDALVDHGATTFCAPPTVWRLLIQEDLRQWPVRLREAGSVGEPLNPEVIEHVRQAWGITVRDAFGQTETTAQIGNTAGLPVRPGSMGKPLPGYEIVLVDPITGLPADEGEICVKLDPRPVGVMSGYLGNPEKNAETFANGYYHTGDIASRDADGYLTYVGRADDVFKSYDYRVSPFELESVLLEHEEVAEAAVVPSPDVVGLVVPKAFVTLAAGVEPSESTARSIFAHVQDQLAPHQWIRRLEFGPLPKTTSGKIRRAELRKLENARKSVVDGEYLAQDLFDLVALGAPGMG, from the coding sequence ATGAGCAACACCGAACGGTTTCGTGCTGCCCGCGATCTGTTGCTGGAGCTGCGCGAAGACCACGATGCGGCCTACGAAAGGTTCCGCTGGCCCGAGTTCGACGAGTTCAACTGGGCGCTCGACTGGTTCGACGCCATCTCGGCGGGCAATTCCCGTGACGCGCTGAGGATCGTCGACGGTGCCTCGGTCACTTCGGTGACCTACGAAGAACTTTCACGACGGTCCAGTCGCGTCGCGAACTGGTTGCGCGAGCAGGGTGTCGAGCGCGGCAACCGCGTGCTGCTGATGCTCGACAACCAGGCCGCGGTCTGGGAAACCCTGCTGGCCGCGATGAAACTCGGCGCGGTCGTCATCCCGACCTACACCACGATCGGCCCCGCCGACCTGGCCGACCGGCTGGCGCGCGGCGCGGTGTCGCACGTGATCACCACCGCCGCGCTGACCGGCGCGTTCGCCGGCGCCGATCTCACGAAGATCGTGGTCGGCACGCCGGTCGAAGGCTGGCTGAACTACGCGGACGCCGCGAACGCGTCACCCGAGTTCGTCCCGGACGGACCGACGCCCGCCGACCAGGAGTTGTTCCTCTACTTCACCTCCGGCACGACGTCGAAGCCGAAACTCGCGCAGCACAACCACACCAGCTATCCCGTCGGGCATCTGTCCGGGATGTACTGGAACGGGGTCCGGCCCGGCGACGTGCACCTCAACATTTCGGCGCCCGGCTGGGCCAAACACGCCTGGAGCAGCTTTTTCGTCCCCTTCAACGCCGAAGCCACGGTGCTTTCGGTCGCCAACCCGACCGGTTCGGCCAAGGTGGTGCTGGACGCGCTCGTCGACCACGGCGCGACCACGTTCTGCGCGCCGCCGACGGTGTGGCGCCTGCTGATCCAAGAGGACCTGCGGCAGTGGCCGGTCCGGCTGCGGGAGGCGGGCAGCGTCGGCGAGCCGTTGAACCCCGAGGTGATCGAACACGTCCGCCAGGCGTGGGGGATCACCGTGCGCGACGCGTTCGGCCAGACCGAGACGACCGCGCAGATCGGCAACACCGCAGGCCTGCCGGTCCGGCCGGGTTCGATGGGGAAACCCCTGCCAGGCTACGAAATCGTGCTGGTCGACCCGATCACCGGGCTGCCTGCCGACGAAGGCGAGATCTGCGTCAAGCTCGACCCGCGACCGGTCGGCGTGATGAGCGGCTACCTCGGAAACCCCGAGAAGAACGCCGAAACCTTCGCCAATGGCTACTACCACACCGGCGACATCGCCAGCCGCGACGCGGACGGCTACCTCACCTATGTGGGTCGCGCGGACGACGTGTTCAAGTCCTACGACTACCGCGTCTCGCCGTTCGAGCTGGAGAGCGTGCTGCTGGAACACGAAGAGGTCGCCGAAGCGGCCGTCGTGCCGAGCCCGGACGTGGTCGGTTTGGTCGTGCCGAAGGCTTTCGTGACGCTCGCGGCCGGTGTCGAGCCGTCCGAGTCGACGGCCAGGTCGATTTTCGCGCACGTGCAGGACCAATTGGCACCACATCAGTGGATCAGGCGGCTCGAATTCGGGCCGCTGCCGAAGACCACCTCCGGCAAGATCCGCCGGGCCGAGCTGAGGAAGCTGGAGAACGCCAGGAAGTCCGTTGTGGACGGTGAGTACCTGGCGCAGGACTTGTTCGACCTGGTCGCGCTCGGCGCGCCGGGCATGGGCTGA
- a CDS encoding FUSC family protein: protein MRRSWWYRLTHFDPGLRELRAMTVAMVAVLATYGSALLVEHAADLRVDVVIQAVVLAMTMARTLRGADYWNLGLAFVVVPAVAAGTNELNSLFASDHVTADIVFVAVVALSIGIRRFGARATKIGSLTVLPLVSILVMQGPFARPGGDDHSLWVALFALIACCWVALTLVVAGLLGFVEPVRAVPWRSDTPAVKSVSRIPASTRMALQMSAALTAAFVIGRVFYADHWTWVVLTAFIVCSGARGRGDVVHKGLLRALGAALGTVVATGIAGLMGRNDPMSIVIIFAVLALATWLRTQSYAYWAACVTSVLSLLYGYYGETGTDLLQTRLIEILIGSALGIAASWLILPVKTNQVVRRRVADALERLSQFLGSPDWCEPEELARRQARFDKSVGLVRQLAGPLEAIRRLRGKAGHADAIDAVRQCVRPVRVLVTCLEAHPELRTDPELTELRALVSANVTAIRRAIGRQPGPAYSPVETAGRSKAVSSLVDIDAALGELAQVFVPVREPVPS from the coding sequence ATGAGACGTTCTTGGTGGTACCGGCTGACCCATTTCGACCCCGGGCTGCGCGAGCTGCGGGCGATGACGGTCGCCATGGTGGCGGTGCTCGCCACCTACGGTTCGGCGCTGCTCGTCGAGCACGCGGCGGACCTGCGCGTCGACGTCGTCATCCAAGCCGTCGTGCTCGCGATGACCATGGCCCGCACCTTGCGCGGCGCGGACTACTGGAACTTGGGCCTCGCTTTCGTGGTGGTGCCTGCGGTCGCGGCGGGCACGAACGAGCTGAACTCACTGTTCGCCAGCGACCACGTCACCGCCGACATCGTGTTCGTCGCCGTGGTCGCGTTGTCGATCGGGATCCGCCGGTTCGGCGCGCGGGCGACCAAGATCGGGTCGCTGACGGTGCTGCCGCTGGTGTCGATCCTGGTCATGCAGGGACCGTTCGCCCGCCCCGGCGGTGACGACCACAGCCTCTGGGTGGCGTTGTTCGCGCTCATCGCCTGCTGCTGGGTCGCTCTCACGTTGGTGGTCGCCGGCCTGCTCGGCTTCGTCGAACCGGTGCGCGCGGTGCCATGGCGTTCGGACACCCCGGCGGTCAAATCCGTATCCCGGATTCCGGCGAGCACCCGGATGGCGCTGCAGATGTCGGCCGCGCTGACGGCCGCGTTCGTGATCGGCCGGGTCTTCTACGCCGACCACTGGACCTGGGTGGTGCTGACGGCGTTCATCGTGTGCAGCGGCGCCCGCGGCCGCGGTGACGTCGTCCACAAAGGCCTGCTGCGTGCGCTGGGCGCCGCGCTCGGCACCGTGGTGGCCACGGGGATCGCCGGGCTGATGGGCCGCAACGACCCGATGTCGATCGTGATCATCTTCGCGGTCCTCGCGCTGGCCACCTGGTTGCGGACGCAGAGCTACGCGTATTGGGCGGCGTGCGTGACCTCCGTGTTGTCCCTGCTGTACGGGTATTACGGCGAAACCGGCACCGACCTGCTCCAGACCAGGCTGATCGAGATCCTGATCGGCAGCGCGCTGGGCATCGCCGCGTCCTGGCTGATCCTCCCGGTCAAGACGAACCAGGTCGTCCGGCGCCGGGTCGCCGACGCGCTGGAACGCCTGTCCCAATTCCTGGGTTCACCGGACTGGTGTGAGCCCGAAGAACTCGCGCGGCGGCAAGCCCGGTTCGACAAAAGCGTCGGCTTGGTCCGTCAGCTCGCCGGTCCGTTGGAAGCGATCAGGCGGCTGCGCGGAAAGGCCGGCCACGCCGACGCGATCGACGCGGTCCGGCAGTGCGTTCGGCCGGTGCGCGTGCTCGTCACATGCCTGGAGGCCCACCCCGAGCTCCGCACCGACCCCGAACTGACCGAATTGCGCGCGCTCGTGTCCGCGAACGTCACGGCGATCCGGCGTGCGATCGGCCGCCAGCCCGGTCCCGCCTACTCGCCGGTCGAGACCGCGGGGCGGTCCAAAGCGGTTTCGTCCCTTGTGGACATCGATGCCGCACTCGGCGAACTGGCGCAGGTGTTCGTTCCCGTCCGCGAGCCGGTGCCGTCCTGA
- a CDS encoding cupin domain-containing protein, whose translation MHNVTIYRDVFGKGLHDGSINWTAYNQTGRSGVDVEWLYTGEQTGETKAEAYIGRFAPGSHGDLHEHLGFELLLVLEGELHNSNGDVYPPGTLILEDPTSIHQVSSPNGCVALVVREKGTRPLTAAEKEELFAAFA comes from the coding sequence ATGCACAACGTCACCATCTACCGCGATGTCTTCGGCAAGGGCCTGCACGACGGCAGCATCAACTGGACGGCCTACAACCAGACCGGCCGCAGCGGCGTCGACGTCGAATGGCTCTACACCGGTGAGCAGACCGGTGAGACCAAGGCCGAGGCCTACATCGGCCGCTTCGCCCCCGGTTCGCACGGCGACCTGCACGAGCACCTGGGCTTCGAATTGCTGCTGGTGCTCGAAGGCGAGCTGCACAACAGCAACGGCGACGTCTACCCGCCGGGAACGCTGATCCTCGAAGACCCCACGAGCATCCACCAGGTCTCCAGCCCGAACGGCTGCGTGGCGCTGGTCGTCCGTGAGAAGGGCACCCGCCCGCTCACCGCCGCCGAGAAGGAAGAACTGTTCGCCGCCTTCGCCTGA